The genomic region GCGCAAGGCCATCTCCGCCACCGCCAGCCGCACCGCCTCCTTGTGCACCACGTCGAAGGCGCGGGCCACCTGGCCCACCTCGTCGGTGGTGTGCACCGGCACCGGCGAGACCGCGGCCTCCGCCGAGGCCCTGGGGTCCTTCTCCGCGCGGATCCGGCGGATCGCCGCGGGCAGCCGTTCCCGCGCGATGTCCAGCGCCGCGCCGCGCAGTGCGCGCAGCGGCACCAGCATCCAGCGGGCCACCATGATCATCAGCGCGAAGGCGGCCAGCAGCGCCAGCCCGACCAGCGCGGAGTCCCGGTACACCGCGGCCCGCGCGTCGGCGATCACGGTGACCACCGACTTCTCCGCCTGCTGCTGGATCTCGGTGAGCACCTGGGCGATCAGCTCCGCGGTGCGGTCGCCGTCGCGCAGCACCTCGTTGTCGGCGATGGTCACCGACTGACCGGCCGCCGACTGCACCAGGGCCAGCTGCACCAACCGGTTCAGCCCGTCCACCGGCGGGCCGCTGACGGTGTCCAGGTAGCGCTGCCGGTCGGCCAGGCTCGCGGTGGACTCGAACTCCGCCAGCGCCGCGTCGAACCGGGAGCGGGCCGCGCGCAGCGCCGCGGCCTGGCCCGGCGGGAACTCCTCGGCGCGGGCCGCGGCCAGCAGGATCGCGTTCTGCACCGCGAGCTGTTCCTTGGCATCGGCCAGCGCCTTGGCCGCGGAGGCCAGCGGGGTGAGCGTGGGGTCGTTGATACCGGCGGTGGCGGCCCGCTGCACCTGGGTGAGGGAGTCCAGGATCTGGGTGTAGCCGGTGATGGTCGCGCCCACCGGGTACTTGGTGCTCTGCACGGTGCGCCGCAGCGCGGTCAGCTTGTCCAGCGACTCCAGTGCGACGTCATACGCCCCGCGCACGCCGCCGCCGACCGAGGTGGCCGCCGCGCCGAGCGCGCGCAGCTCGCCCAGCCGCAGGTCCACCGTGGCCATCCGGGAGTTGTGCTCCGGCGCGCCCGCGGCCCTGCCACTGGCCACGAAGGACACCGCGGCCTCACGTTCCCGTTGCAGCGCGGTGCCGGTGGCCACCACCTTGCCCGCCAGCTGCAGCTCCTGCTGCACCGTGGCGAACAGGTCGACCTCGCCCAGCTGGCTGTTCAGCCGCAACCCGGCCAGGGTCACCGTGCTCAGCGCGGGCACCAGCAGCACCACCGCGAGCTTGCTGCGCAACGGCCAGTTCCGCGGTGAGTAGCTCCGGCCGGTGTCCTGCTTGGTCCTGGCGTGCTCACTCATGCCGGGCTCCCGCTGAGCAGCATCGGTTTGATGTCCATCGGCGCCTCTAGCAGTCCGTAGGTGCGCATGAGGTCGGCCACCCGCTGCAACCGAGTGGCCTCCATGCTGATCGGGTAGACCCCGAAGTGCACCAGGGCCGCGGTCTCCGGGTCGGTCTGGGCGTAACCGGGCAGCAGTGCCTCCACAGTGGACTTGCGCGCGGCGTCCTGCTGACCGCGGATCAGCGCCCGCCGGAAGGCCTCCACCGCGCGCGGGTGCGCCTTGGCGTAGGCCCCGGTGGTGGCGTACCCGGCGATCGGGATGTCCGCGGTGGGCCCGCTGGCCGCGTCCAGCACCGGCACCGCGCCCAGGGTGCGCTCGGCCTTGCTGATGAAGGGTTCCACCATGAACGCGGCGTCCACCTTCTTGCTCTGCAACGCCGCCTGCATGTCCGGGAACGGCATCTCCATGAAGGTCACCGTCTTGGGGTCCACGTTGTTGGCCTCCAGGGTGGCCCGCGCGGTCAGCTCCAGGATGTTCTTGAAGGTGTTGATGGCGATCTTCTTGCCCGCCAGGTCCTTCGGGCTCTTGATCGGCGAGTCCGGCCCGGTGAGCATCAGGAACATGTTGGCCCGCGCCTGGTAGCCGTCGGCGGCCAGCTTGATGCCGCCGGCGTTCTTGGCCGCGCCCTTGGCTTCGGTGGCGAAGAAG from Crossiella sp. CA-258035 harbors:
- a CDS encoding ABC transporter substrate-binding protein is translated as MLLAFLLATAGCGVLGGSGGSGAPAQEQRIRLGIMPVVDVAPVHIALAKGYFAAEGLTVELTTIQGGAAGIQGLLKDELDFTFGNWVSFFATEAKGAAKNAGGIKLAADGYQARANMFLMLTGPDSPIKSPKDLAGKKIAINTFKNILELTARATLEANNVDPKTVTFMEMPFPDMQAALQSKKVDAAFMVEPFISKAERTLGAVPVLDAASGPTADIPIAGYATTGAYAKAHPRAVEAFRRALIRGQQDAARKSTVEALLPGYAQTDPETAALVHFGVYPISMEATRLQRVADLMRTYGLLEAPMDIKPMLLSGSPA